The following are from one region of the Oscarella lobularis chromosome 3, ooOscLobu1.1, whole genome shotgun sequence genome:
- the LOC136185025 gene encoding tonsoku-like protein isoform X1 → MAHILKKEIRELLKQKTKIQAKGNLLEEAKICNALGDLYSKSGQIDKAIAEHRTELRLCESLSLPIDIAVAHRKLGECLCESSAYADALRHQRLHLKIAQEQDDLKEQQRAFATIGRTYFVWSQDGDSEKVLDAKRAYLDSWDLCGRLVGEVTDKELIEMKARLYLNLGLVFDAMENVKRAKQFVKRALSIAQERGLNETERLAQLSLGGLHLQGREPSQSLRCYEEALKIVRREKDVVAEAELFEAMGQSYLVLGDLSAARDCFRRSYKIDLAPNRVMLLRTLKIVCKAVKLERELNATDAVGRELMARWDRLGDLCSKVKAYKKAIESYQKELDVGKRLGLEEGDLTSIYVSLAMTYDDDGQYEKALDFAMRELKALAEENLLGAADSWCFIGRIRAEARRSKESVCGAYEEALECAKRATSVRKQVKVLTHWKDVCTDRGYDNELNKIEEILSDLEPLDEGDDETEENSEARAAYDDNVSDTSDLEFSESDVSDEELTATPGNRRKRVNATKIHKVNQKGETMLQQACIAGNSKEVQRLLSQGASVITRDYCGWTPLHEACNHGYEEIAKLLLDYGADVNDRGGQHCNGMTPLHDAAVNGHCDVVRLLVDRGANVFEKDGDGQTPLDVLLSALDNDDDVDESQDSELNQGHREVVSYLRHIMTGRRDDQGLSRRRNASFGFGYDDDDDDHGGGGGDEEVEDRLSILSSPPASPPALISEHDDMDVDDSLPSDGETSSHRRRVNKSRSRLIDDEDDDTWNRGTRRRRREAPSALIAENGDDDWLVDDISPVAKRRKSDKKRQTSAEKAETIVEHTANAISEPAGPTNRIPTGISPMRVRVTVLGKTFVIPCPSVLKDGSSSTIGWLATQAADRYYELCGLKPRLRIVTKEEAMFSTEDEIGFVLGNNEELEGKVENWNLPPLKERYLTACRTTGQEPVSELSSLLESDPDLNRLFLTDSFLSANALLPLFRSLQRQTSLTAIELSGNEIDDVGMEQLALAMTTLPNVVRLNLALNRFTMDGVRRFVEVVRRRDDATSSDLGGQPFGRLSSFDISYNELDDSLASCLGDLFLHCPCLVELKLVSCGLTSAFASPRSAIQVARLRHLSVAHNRLGSAGLKAILQLVDCSCLQSLDLSATRLHDSAFASPERIGRILADAYANLEEQKVQYLNLSDCGLVDLDIERLMSLLRGCSDCLKTLDLSCNQLRHQSIEIFSRWLTNAKALERLDLSCNPCTAEDAVDLAFLAVSAANDKRIQVCQTFEGHFNLTFT, encoded by the exons ATGGCTCACATCTTGAAGAAGGAAATACGAG AACTCCTCAaacaaaagacgaagatCCAAGCAAAAGGAAACCTTCTAGAAGAGGCGAAAATCTGCAACGCACTCGGCGATCTCTACTCGAAGAGCG GTCAAATCGACAAAGCAATAGCCGAACATCGCACAGAATTGCGTCTATGCGAGAGCCTCTCGCTTCCAATCGACATCGCCGTCGCCCATCGCAAACTCGGCGAGTGCCTGTGCGAATCGAGCGCCTACGCCGACGCTCTCCGTCACCAACGTCTTCACCTGAAAATCGCCCAAGAACAggacgatttgaaagagCAGCAGCGCGCTTTCGCGACAATCGGTCGCACCTATTTCGTCTGGTCGCAGGACGGCGATTCGGAAAAGGTTCTCGACGCGAAGCGAGCCTATTTGGACAGTTGGGACCTTTGcggtcgtctcgtcggcgaagtgaCGGACAAGGAGTTGATCGAAATGAAGGCGAGACTCTATTTGAATCTCGGTCTCGTGTTCGATGCGATGGAGAACGTGAAACGGGCGAAGCAGTTCGTGAAGCGCGCCCTATCGATAGCTCAAGAGAGAGGATTGAACGAGACGGAGCGACTCGCTCAGCTCTCGCTCGGCGGACTGCATCTTCAGGGGAGAGAACCGTCGCAGAGTTTGCGTTGCTACGAGGAGGCGTTGAAGATAGTGAGACGGGAgaaggacgtcgtcgctgaagCCGAGCTGTTTGAAGCAATGGGACAG TCGTATCTCGTTCTCGGAGATTTGTCTGCGGCGAGAGATTGCTTTAGGCGTTCGTACAAAATTGACCTCGCTCCCAATCGAGTGATGCTGCTGAGAACTTTGAAAATTGTTTGCAAGGCAGTGAAGTTGGAGCGGGAATTGAATGCGACAGACGCTGTCGGTCGAGAGCTCATGGCTCGCTGGGATCGACTGGGTGATCTGTGCAGTAAAGTAAAAGCGTATAAGAAAGCAATTGAATCCTATCAAAAAGAA CTTGATGTTGGAAAGCGGCTCGGGCTGGAGGAAGGCGATTTGACGTCCATCTATGTGTCTTTGGCTATGACGTACGACGATGACGGTCAGTATGAAAAGGCGCTTGACTTTGCGATGAGAGAACTCAAAGCTCTTGCAGAAGAGAATCTTTTGGGA GCAGCTGATAGTTGGTGTTTTATTGGACGTATTCGAGCGGAGGCTCGCCGGAGCAAGGAGAGCGTTTGCGGAGCGTATGAAGAGGCTTTGGAGTGTGCAAAGAGAGCTACTAGTGTAAGAAAACAG GTTAAAGTTTTGACTCACTGGAAGGACGTTTGCACTGATAGAGGCTATGACAATGAATTGAACAAAATAGAAGAAATCTTGTCGGATTTGGAGCCATtggacgaaggcgacgacgagacggagGAAAACAGTGAAGCTCGAGCTGCATACGACGATAACGTCTCTGACACCTCTGACTTGGAGTTTTCGGAATCAG ACGTATCTGACGAAGAATTGACAGCCACTCCAGGGAATAGGAGAAAGCGAGTGAATGCAACTAAG ATTCACAAAGTTAATCAGAAGGGAGAAACTATGCTGCAGCAAGCCTGTATAGCTGGCAACTCGAAAGAAGTACAGCGGCTATTGTCTCAG GGAGCGTCTGTTATAACACGGGACTACTGCGGATGGACTCCACTTCACGAAGCGTGCAACCACGGCTACGAAG AGATTGCCAAACTTCTTCTCGATTACGGTGCCGACGTCAATGACCGAGGAGGCCAGCACTGCAACGGAATGACTCCTCttcacgacgccgccgtAAACGGTCactgcgacgtcgttcgtcttctaGTTGACCGCGGAGCGAATGTGTTTGAGAAAGACGGAGAC GGACAGACTCCTTTGGATGTTCTTCTGTCGGCTCtcgacaatgacgacgacgttgacgagtCTCAAGACTCCGAGTTGAATCAGGGCCACAGGGAAGTTGTTTCCTATCTTAGACACATTATGACGGGGCGTCGCGATGACCAAGGGCTAAGTCGACGGAGAAATGCTAGCTTTGGCTTTGGatatgacgacgatgacgacgaccacggcggcggcggcggcgacgaagaagtcgaagacCGACTTTCAATTTTGTCGTCTCCCCCAGCTTCTCCCCCTGCTTTGATCTCTGAGCATGACGACATGGATGTAGATGATTCGCTTCCAAGCGACGGGGAGACTTCGTCACATAGACGTCGGGTGAATAAATCCAGATCAAGattgatcgacgacgaagacgacgacacttGGAATCGAGGTACACGTAGGCGCAGGAGGGAAGCGCCATCCGCTTTGATAGCGGAgaatggcgacgacgattggctTGTGGACGATATCAGTCCTGTGGccaaaagaaggaaaagtgATAAGAAGAGACAAACGTCCGCGGAGAAGGCCGAAACGATAGTGGAGCATACTGCCAACGCTATCAGCGAACCTGCCGGGCCTACGAACAGAATTCCAACGGGAATCTCTCCGATGAGAGTTCGGGTTACCGTTCTCGGAAAAACGTTTGTCATACCATGTCCTTCGGTTCTCAAAGACgggtcttcgtcgacgataggCTGGCTTGCGACACAGGCGGCTGATCGCTACTACGAACTCTGTGGCCTCAAGCCGAGACTGAGAATTGTaacgaaagaagaggcaATGTTTAGCACCGAGGACGAGATCGGCTTCGTTTTGGGAAATAACGAGGAATTGGAAGGTAAGGTGGAGAATTGGAATCTTCCGCCGCTCAAAGAACGATATCTGACCGCTTGTCGGACGACCGGACAAG AGCCCGTTTCCGAGTTGTCCTCTCTCCTCGAATCGGATCCCGACTTGAATCGCCTTTTCTTGACAGACTCTTTTCTGTCGGCGAACGCGCTTCTGCCTCTGTTTCGTTCGCTTCAACGTCAGACGTCTCTCACAGCGATCGAGCTTTCCGGcaacgagatcgacgacgtcggcatGGAGCAGCTCGCCTTGGCCATGACCACCTTACCCAACGTCGTGCGTCTTAATCTCGCACTCAATCGATTCACAATGGACGGCGTGAGACGATTTGTCGAGGTtgtacgacgacgcgacgacgcgacgagctCCGACCTAGGCGGTCAACCATTTGGAAGACTTTCGAGTTTCGATATAAGTTATAACGAATTGGACGACTCATTAGCGTCGTGCCTCGgcgatctttttcttcactgtCCCTGTTTGGTTGAACTGAAACTCGTCTCTTGCGGATTGACGTCCGCTTTTGCTTCACCTCGTTCAGCTATTCAAG tggCGCGTTTGAGGCATCTGTCTGTGGCTCACAATAGGCTGGGATCGGCCGGCTTAAAGGCGATACTTCAGCTTGTCGATTGCAGTTGCCTTCAGTCACTCGATCTCTCCGCCACTCGTTTGCACGACTCCGCTTTTGCTAGTCCTGAACGAATTGGAAGAATTCTGGCCGACGCATATGCCAATCTA GAGGAGCAAAAAGTGCAGTATCTGAATTTGTCGGACTGCGGTCTGGTTGATTTGGACATTGAACGCTTGATGTCGTTGCTACGCGGTTGCTCCGATTGCCTCAAGACGCTTGATCTCAGTTGCAATCAACTACGACATCAGTCAATTGAGATATTCTCTCG ATGGCTTACGAATGCCAAAGCACTGGAGCGCCTTGATCTAAGCTGTAATCCCTGTACAGCAGAAGACGCAGTAGACCTAGCTTTTCTGGCAGTGTCCGCGGCAAACGATAAGCGCATTCAAGTTTGCCAAACGTTCGAGGGGCATTTTAATCTGACATTTACTTAg
- the LOC136185025 gene encoding tonsoku-like protein isoform X2, producing MAHILKKEIRELLKQKTKIQAKGNLLEEAKICNALGDLYSKSGQIDKAIAEHRTELRLCESLSLPIDIAVAHRKLGECLCESSAYADALRHQRLHLKIAQEQDDLKEQQRAFATIGRTYFVWSQDGDSEKVLDAKRAYLDSWDLCGRLVGEVTDKELIEMKARLYLNLGLVFDAMENVKRAKQFVKRALSIAQERGLNETERLAQLSLGGLHLQGREPSQSLRCYEEALKIVRREKDVVAEAELFEAMGQSYLVLGDLSAARDCFRRSYKIDLAPNRVMLLRTLKIVCKAVKLERELNATDAVGRELMARWDRLGDLCSKVKAYKKAIESYQKELDVGKRLGLEEGDLTSIYVSLAMTYDDDGQYEKALDFAMRELKALAEENLLGAADSWCFIGRIRAEARRSKESVCGAYEEALECAKRATSVRKQVKVLTHWKDVCTDRGYDNELNKIEEILSDLEPLDEGDDETEENSEARAAYDDNVSDTSDLEFSESDVSDEELTATPGNRRKRVNATKIHKVNQKGETMLQQACIAGNSKEVQRLLSQGASVITRDYCGWTPLHEACNHGYEEIAKLLLDYGADVNDRGGQHCNGMTPLHDAAVNGHCDVVRLLVDRGANVFEKDGDGQTPLDVLLSALDNDDDVDESQDSELNQGHREVVSYLRHIMTGRRDDQGLSRRRNASFGFGYDDDDDDHGGGGGDEEVEDRLSILSSPPASPPALISEHDDMDVDDSLPSDGETSSHRRRVNKSRSRLIDDEDDDTWNRGTRRRRREAPSALIAENGDDDWLVDDISPVAKRRKSDKKRQTSAEKAETIVEHTANAISEPAGPTNRIPTGISPMRVRVTVLGKTFVIPCPSVLKDGSSSTIGWLATQAADRYYELCGLKPRLRIVTKEEAMFSTEDEIGFVLGNNEELEGKVENWNLPPLKERYLTACRTTGQDSFLSANALLPLFRSLQRQTSLTAIELSGNEIDDVGMEQLALAMTTLPNVVRLNLALNRFTMDGVRRFVEVVRRRDDATSSDLGGQPFGRLSSFDISYNELDDSLASCLGDLFLHCPCLVELKLVSCGLTSAFASPRSAIQVARLRHLSVAHNRLGSAGLKAILQLVDCSCLQSLDLSATRLHDSAFASPERIGRILADAYANLEEQKVQYLNLSDCGLVDLDIERLMSLLRGCSDCLKTLDLSCNQLRHQSIEIFSRWLTNAKALERLDLSCNPCTAEDAVDLAFLAVSAANDKRIQVCQTFEGHFNLTFT from the exons ATGGCTCACATCTTGAAGAAGGAAATACGAG AACTCCTCAaacaaaagacgaagatCCAAGCAAAAGGAAACCTTCTAGAAGAGGCGAAAATCTGCAACGCACTCGGCGATCTCTACTCGAAGAGCG GTCAAATCGACAAAGCAATAGCCGAACATCGCACAGAATTGCGTCTATGCGAGAGCCTCTCGCTTCCAATCGACATCGCCGTCGCCCATCGCAAACTCGGCGAGTGCCTGTGCGAATCGAGCGCCTACGCCGACGCTCTCCGTCACCAACGTCTTCACCTGAAAATCGCCCAAGAACAggacgatttgaaagagCAGCAGCGCGCTTTCGCGACAATCGGTCGCACCTATTTCGTCTGGTCGCAGGACGGCGATTCGGAAAAGGTTCTCGACGCGAAGCGAGCCTATTTGGACAGTTGGGACCTTTGcggtcgtctcgtcggcgaagtgaCGGACAAGGAGTTGATCGAAATGAAGGCGAGACTCTATTTGAATCTCGGTCTCGTGTTCGATGCGATGGAGAACGTGAAACGGGCGAAGCAGTTCGTGAAGCGCGCCCTATCGATAGCTCAAGAGAGAGGATTGAACGAGACGGAGCGACTCGCTCAGCTCTCGCTCGGCGGACTGCATCTTCAGGGGAGAGAACCGTCGCAGAGTTTGCGTTGCTACGAGGAGGCGTTGAAGATAGTGAGACGGGAgaaggacgtcgtcgctgaagCCGAGCTGTTTGAAGCAATGGGACAG TCGTATCTCGTTCTCGGAGATTTGTCTGCGGCGAGAGATTGCTTTAGGCGTTCGTACAAAATTGACCTCGCTCCCAATCGAGTGATGCTGCTGAGAACTTTGAAAATTGTTTGCAAGGCAGTGAAGTTGGAGCGGGAATTGAATGCGACAGACGCTGTCGGTCGAGAGCTCATGGCTCGCTGGGATCGACTGGGTGATCTGTGCAGTAAAGTAAAAGCGTATAAGAAAGCAATTGAATCCTATCAAAAAGAA CTTGATGTTGGAAAGCGGCTCGGGCTGGAGGAAGGCGATTTGACGTCCATCTATGTGTCTTTGGCTATGACGTACGACGATGACGGTCAGTATGAAAAGGCGCTTGACTTTGCGATGAGAGAACTCAAAGCTCTTGCAGAAGAGAATCTTTTGGGA GCAGCTGATAGTTGGTGTTTTATTGGACGTATTCGAGCGGAGGCTCGCCGGAGCAAGGAGAGCGTTTGCGGAGCGTATGAAGAGGCTTTGGAGTGTGCAAAGAGAGCTACTAGTGTAAGAAAACAG GTTAAAGTTTTGACTCACTGGAAGGACGTTTGCACTGATAGAGGCTATGACAATGAATTGAACAAAATAGAAGAAATCTTGTCGGATTTGGAGCCATtggacgaaggcgacgacgagacggagGAAAACAGTGAAGCTCGAGCTGCATACGACGATAACGTCTCTGACACCTCTGACTTGGAGTTTTCGGAATCAG ACGTATCTGACGAAGAATTGACAGCCACTCCAGGGAATAGGAGAAAGCGAGTGAATGCAACTAAG ATTCACAAAGTTAATCAGAAGGGAGAAACTATGCTGCAGCAAGCCTGTATAGCTGGCAACTCGAAAGAAGTACAGCGGCTATTGTCTCAG GGAGCGTCTGTTATAACACGGGACTACTGCGGATGGACTCCACTTCACGAAGCGTGCAACCACGGCTACGAAG AGATTGCCAAACTTCTTCTCGATTACGGTGCCGACGTCAATGACCGAGGAGGCCAGCACTGCAACGGAATGACTCCTCttcacgacgccgccgtAAACGGTCactgcgacgtcgttcgtcttctaGTTGACCGCGGAGCGAATGTGTTTGAGAAAGACGGAGAC GGACAGACTCCTTTGGATGTTCTTCTGTCGGCTCtcgacaatgacgacgacgttgacgagtCTCAAGACTCCGAGTTGAATCAGGGCCACAGGGAAGTTGTTTCCTATCTTAGACACATTATGACGGGGCGTCGCGATGACCAAGGGCTAAGTCGACGGAGAAATGCTAGCTTTGGCTTTGGatatgacgacgatgacgacgaccacggcggcggcggcggcgacgaagaagtcgaagacCGACTTTCAATTTTGTCGTCTCCCCCAGCTTCTCCCCCTGCTTTGATCTCTGAGCATGACGACATGGATGTAGATGATTCGCTTCCAAGCGACGGGGAGACTTCGTCACATAGACGTCGGGTGAATAAATCCAGATCAAGattgatcgacgacgaagacgacgacacttGGAATCGAGGTACACGTAGGCGCAGGAGGGAAGCGCCATCCGCTTTGATAGCGGAgaatggcgacgacgattggctTGTGGACGATATCAGTCCTGTGGccaaaagaaggaaaagtgATAAGAAGAGACAAACGTCCGCGGAGAAGGCCGAAACGATAGTGGAGCATACTGCCAACGCTATCAGCGAACCTGCCGGGCCTACGAACAGAATTCCAACGGGAATCTCTCCGATGAGAGTTCGGGTTACCGTTCTCGGAAAAACGTTTGTCATACCATGTCCTTCGGTTCTCAAAGACgggtcttcgtcgacgataggCTGGCTTGCGACACAGGCGGCTGATCGCTACTACGAACTCTGTGGCCTCAAGCCGAGACTGAGAATTGTaacgaaagaagaggcaATGTTTAGCACCGAGGACGAGATCGGCTTCGTTTTGGGAAATAACGAGGAATTGGAAGGTAAGGTGGAGAATTGGAATCTTCCGCCGCTCAAAGAACGATATCTGACCGCTTGTCGGACGACCGGACAAG ACTCTTTTCTGTCGGCGAACGCGCTTCTGCCTCTGTTTCGTTCGCTTCAACGTCAGACGTCTCTCACAGCGATCGAGCTTTCCGGcaacgagatcgacgacgtcggcatGGAGCAGCTCGCCTTGGCCATGACCACCTTACCCAACGTCGTGCGTCTTAATCTCGCACTCAATCGATTCACAATGGACGGCGTGAGACGATTTGTCGAGGTtgtacgacgacgcgacgacgcgacgagctCCGACCTAGGCGGTCAACCATTTGGAAGACTTTCGAGTTTCGATATAAGTTATAACGAATTGGACGACTCATTAGCGTCGTGCCTCGgcgatctttttcttcactgtCCCTGTTTGGTTGAACTGAAACTCGTCTCTTGCGGATTGACGTCCGCTTTTGCTTCACCTCGTTCAGCTATTCAAG tggCGCGTTTGAGGCATCTGTCTGTGGCTCACAATAGGCTGGGATCGGCCGGCTTAAAGGCGATACTTCAGCTTGTCGATTGCAGTTGCCTTCAGTCACTCGATCTCTCCGCCACTCGTTTGCACGACTCCGCTTTTGCTAGTCCTGAACGAATTGGAAGAATTCTGGCCGACGCATATGCCAATCTA GAGGAGCAAAAAGTGCAGTATCTGAATTTGTCGGACTGCGGTCTGGTTGATTTGGACATTGAACGCTTGATGTCGTTGCTACGCGGTTGCTCCGATTGCCTCAAGACGCTTGATCTCAGTTGCAATCAACTACGACATCAGTCAATTGAGATATTCTCTCG ATGGCTTACGAATGCCAAAGCACTGGAGCGCCTTGATCTAAGCTGTAATCCCTGTACAGCAGAAGACGCAGTAGACCTAGCTTTTCTGGCAGTGTCCGCGGCAAACGATAAGCGCATTCAAGTTTGCCAAACGTTCGAGGGGCATTTTAATCTGACATTTACTTAg
- the LOC136185027 gene encoding E3 ubiquitin-protein ligase HACE1-like has protein sequence MESDGCDEEPICSHKKSNSRRFDSDSDSEPAPTIKSSKRRRRSVSHAAEETSTPKSKLSQPPNANSATRSSERIAARRKSRRASTRARRDSPIESEDDLNSSSSFFCRPGRRNDFIKERNSYNYEKNSHLGYVNDGFIVDDSTSVSCSESSSSEEEKEKEQSSSDASSCDKKIQPPSRSRQKRRFNSSSSEEEDDKKIIATPIRRPSNRAKRVSGSAKGPRRRLLDQLKEKRSKPRKDRQQSPVLPPKEVERVESESDSLDAIVASREFTEIFERSLVSESGSSSFTESELSEDDDNEEQDSLLAAAKMRDEKNHCLMSILSPNFVFEDEEEVDDLVRLLDSVRRGNAELVDRLLAAQSSSLLFNWTEDNTGFTLLHLAAATGQDNVVDVLLRNKADIYAVDSDLLPAVAWAARCGHVQCLDRLLRQCNWSRLTEIMKEARTTLTHLATRGSRDLCFSDTDSTALACLQLLNNHCRKRFKDDLQKRDADGMTPFTLACKMGHFLVLDFLLDGGVRASSPEGSEEHLLHWVSSLDCGGGDDTGQAECLKTLLNRTPTLLNRRNNRNYTPLMCAAEAGNARCVDVLINAGADMSCKDLHGASVLHLAACSNQVGCVEALIRAGHPIASLDSSGWPPLLYANFAANEDLVLTLMKYDPNQLCVLEDLLRKRFGSKREKRRTNKVVRDLITSFANQEAYYKAFNEFIRSNPSLLDHKEFAFHCRGMLDFNNKKNFFKKHVEMRRRRRRFSSPFVHLVVDRDRILESTVERLSDFRGEVLADICLNVTFKNESGSCLGPRREFFSCLINEVVSKERRLFTRCDNSQLSFLPGVFMTKVLATAPQSSPQKIISNTQRLKMLTFLGRIVGMALCQADLLQLPLARPIIKQLLDVPVTHPNDLDAIDHQLYASSVEYLDSTSIDSLDLGLTFTFTQTFLDDKHPLEIELEKDGANKVVTDENKRRYMSLISKYKLEKSILAELSSFKRGLYQVVDQNCLRLFNPDEFVLLLAGVQSIDVNDWMKNTTYHGWDSNRDNEILWFWTLVKTLKEEEKALLLKFATGSPCVPSGGFRSLQGLSGPTLFSISKNASCFDKVPHASTCFNLLQLPLYSSERSLRQKVLIAIRHGCEGFSFG, from the exons ATGGAAAGTGACGGCTGCGACGAGGAGCCCATTTGTTCGCATAAGAAGAGCAATTCTCGGCGCTTCGACTCAGATTCAGACTCAGAGCCCGCACCAACGATAAAATCATCtaagcgtcgtcgtcgaagcgtctctcatgcagcagaagaaacgtcaACGCCAAAGTCCAAATTGTCGCAACCTCCGAACGCCAATTCAGCAACGCGCAGCTCGGAAAGAATTGCAGCACGGCGAAAGTCACGTCGCGCCTCCACCAGAGCGAGGAGGGATAGTCCAATTGAGTCTGAAGATGATCTGAAtagttcgtcgtcgtttttctgtcgtcccggaaggagaaacgattttATCAAAGA GAGAAATTCCTACAACTATGAGAAAAACTCTCATCTCGGATACGTGAACGATGGCTTCATTGTTGATGACTCTACGTCAGTCAGTTGCAGCGAGTCATCTAgctcagaagaagaaaaggaaaaggagcaAAGCAGCAGCGATGCAAGCAGCTGTGACAAGAAAATCCAGCCTCCATCGCGCAGTAGACAGAAGAGACGTTTTAATAGCAGTAGCAGTGAGGAAGAAGATGACAAGAAAATCAT AGCGACTCCGATAAGACGTCCTTCAAATCGTGCCAAACGAGTTTCAGGTAGCGCCAAGGGAccacgacgccgtcttctgGATCAGTTGAAGGAAAAACGGAGCAAGCCTCGGAAGGATCGTCAGCAGAGTCCCGTTTTACCTCCAAAAGAAGTGGAGAGAGTGGAATCGGAGAGCGACAGTCTTGATGCAATAG TGGCGTCGAGAGAGTTCACGGAGATTTTTGAACGATCCTTGGTCTCGGAGTCTGGCAGTAGCAGCTTTACCGAAAGCGAACTaagtgaagacgacgacaacgaagagCAG GATTCTCTGCTTGCGGCGGCTAAAATGAGAGATGAAAAGAATCACTGCCTGATGAGCATCTTATCTCccaatttcgtctttgaagacgaagaggaagtcgACGATTTAGTTCGCTTGCTCGATTCCGTGAGACGCGGCAATGCGGaactcgtcgatcgtcttttGGCGGCCCAGTCGTCATCCCTCCTGTTCAATTGGACGGAGGACAATACCGGTTTTACTCTCCTTCATCTAGCAGCTGCAACAGGACAAGATAACGTTGTGGACGTTTTGCTGCGTAACAAG GCTGACATCTATGCTGTCGACTCTGACCTGTTGCCCGCTGTTGCTTGGGCTGCTCGTTGTGGTCACGTCCAATGCTTGGATCGACTACTGCGGCAGTGTAACTGGTCTCGCCTGACGGAGATTATGAAGGAAGCGAGAACTACATTGACTCACCTCGCGACAAGAGGAAGCCGAGATCTTTGTTTTTCCGACACGGACTCCACGGCTCTAGCCTGTCTCCAATTACTCAATAATCATTGCAG AAAGCGATTTAAAGATGATCTGCAAAAGCGCGACGCAGACGGCATGACTCCTTTTACTCTGGCTTGCAAGATGGGCCATTTCCTG gttctcgattttcttcttgacgGCGGAGTTCGAGCGTCGTCTCCTGAAGGCAGCGAGGAGCATCTCTTGCATTGGGTATCATCATTAGattgcggcggcggagacgacACCGGTCAAGCTGAATGCCTCAAAACACTCCTCAATCGTACGCCAACTCTTCTGAACCGTCGAAATAATCGAA ATTACACTCCTTTGATGTGCGCTGCTGAGGCTGGCAATGCGCGCTGCGTTGACGTTCTCATCAACGCTGGCGCTGACATGTCGTGCAAG GACCTGCACGGAGCATCTGTTCTTCATTTAGCTGCGTGCAGCAATCAAGTCGGATGCGTCGAAGCGCTAATTCGAGCCGGTCATCCCATCGCGTCGTTAGATAGTTCTGGTTGGCCTCCACTGCTCTATGCCAACTTCGCTGCTAACGAAGATCTCGTATTGACTCTGATGAAATACGATCCAAACCAG CTGTGCGTTCTTGAAGATCTTTTGCGGAAGCGCTTTGGGTCgaaaagggaaaaaagaCGGACGAACAAA GTCGTTCGAGATCTAATCACTTCGTTTGCTAACCAAGAAGCCTACTATAAAGCCTTCAACGAATTCATTCGTTCCAATCCTTCGCTGTTAGATCACAAAGAGTTCGCTTTTCATTGTCGAGGTATGCTCGATTTTAACAAtaagaagaatttttttaagAAACACGTGGAAATGAG GCGGCGTCGCAGACGGTTCTCGAGTCCGTTTGTTCATCTGGTCGTTGATCGTGACCGAATTCTCGAAAGTACTGTTGAAAGACTATCGGACTTTCGCGGCGAAGTTCTCGCGGACATATGTCTTAACGTGACGTTCAAAAACGAGTCAG GATCCTGCTTAGGACCCAGACGAGAATTCTTCTCGTGTCTTATTAATGAAGTTGTTAGCAAGGAAAGACGATTGTTTACCCGGTGCGACAATTCTCAGCTAAG CTTTCTTCCCGGGGTCTTTATGACCAAAGTGCTCGCAACGGCTCCCCAGTCGAGCCCCcagaaaataatttctaaCACGCAACGACTAAAAATGCTCACTTTTTTGGGACGCATTGTCGGAATGGCGTTGTGTCAAGCAGACCTACTGCAACTTCCCTTGGCAAGACCCATTATCAAGCAG CTTCTTGACGTTCCTGTGACGCATCCGAACGATTTGGACGCTATCGATCATCAGCTATACGCGTCTTCCGTTGAATACCTCGACTCCACGTCTATTGATT CACTTGATCTAGGACTCACGTTTACATTTACTCAGACTTTTCTCGATGATAAGCACCCGCTTGAGATTGAGCTGGAGAAGGATGGTGCGAATAAAGTTGTGACGGACGAAAACAAA CGCCGATACATGTCTTTGATATCCAAATACAAATTAGAGAAGTCGATTCTCGCTGAACTTAGCAGCTTCAAAAGAGGGCTATATCAG GTTGTTGACCAAAACTGTCTTCGACTTTTCAATCCCGACGAATTTGTATTGCTACTTGCTGGCGTTCAGTCTATTGACGTTAACGATTGGATGAAAAATACGACA TATCATGGCTGGGATTCCAACCGTGACAATGAGATTCTCTGGTTCTGGACGCTTGTCAAGACTctgaaagaggaagaaaaagcacTGTTATTGAAATTTGCCACTGGCTCTCCATGTGTGCCTTCCGGCGGTTTTAGGAGCCTACAG GGTTTGTCTGGCCCGACGttgttttctatttctaagAATGCGAGTTGTTTTGATAAG gtGCCACATGCTTCTACTTGCTTTAATCTTCTCCAATTGCCTTTGTATTCTTCGGAGCGTTCATTGCGTCAGAAGGTGCTGATTGCCATCAGACACGGTTGTGAAGGCTTTTCGTTTGGCTAG